From one Perca flavescens isolate YP-PL-M2 chromosome 4, PFLA_1.0, whole genome shotgun sequence genomic stretch:
- the LOC114554408 gene encoding G2/M phase-specific E3 ubiquitin-protein ligase-like, producing the protein MSTSPPVIAIDDTLILSSGTSAVSSGNTSGVSHGPQPSGNISSSTSYSTYLDLFEEEYLSDDHDLQEAISRSLDSSSSESDLKVTLERIMERIASRVNNDSTVRFNIVRRNVWDGASRAMGRSNFSPEKKVDVKFTDDYGISEGAVDNGGPTREFFRLCLHEIKDKIGIFEGPPNAKVLTCNSKAMKDNGYFNAGQIMAMSIAHGGQSPCFLSELLYECLIKGPDNVKIKTEHITDEETRSQVQSILQAETESQLQEAIAQAASLISLAGHNVRITLENKQETALDLAHWYVLQRTRAPFERFRDGLTSLGVLDALQRYPLQTKCLFVKAEKGLTATDVENLFEIIYSERGSNAFREECRILAFWQDYLQDAEIENDVSLEDILVFFTGCDSIPALGFSPKPSLEFITHSRFPVANTCENILRIPVHAEYTDFRSDMNFAIRNSPGFGRA; encoded by the exons ATGTCCACTAGTCCTCCTGTCATCGCTATTGATGATACCCTCATCCTGTCCAGTGGAACCTCTGCAGTCTCCAGTGGCAACACCTCTGGTGTGTCCCATGGTCCCCAACCATCTGGCAACATTTCATCCAGCACATCCTACAG TACATACCTGGACCTATTTGAGGAAGAATACCTCTCTGATGACCATGATCTCCAGGAAGCCATTTCAAGGTCTTTAGATTCCAGTTCAAGTGAGAG TGATTTAAAGGTGACGTTGGAGAGAATAATGGAGCGGATTGCTTCTCGAGTAAATAATGACAGCACTGTACGCTTCAATATTGTAAGAAGAAATGTGTGGGATGGAGCATCCAGAGCCATGGGCAGATCCAATTTTTCACCCGAGAAGAAGGTAGACGTTAAGTTCACTGATGACTATGGGATATCTGAGGGTGCTGTGGACAATGGAGGTCCTACTCGTGAGTTTTTCCGACTCTGTCTACACGAAATCAAGGACAAGATTGGCATCTTCGAGGGTCCACCTAATGCTAAAGTCCTTACATGCAACTCCAAAG CAATGAAAGACAATGGATACTTTAATGCTGGTCAGATCATGGCAATGTCAATCGCCCATGGGGGGCAGAGTCCATGTTTCCTTTCTGAACTCTTGTACGAGTGTCTTATAAAGGGTCCAGACAATGTGAAGATCAAAACTGAACATATTACTGATGAAGAAACAAGGTCACAGGTGCAGTCG atcTTACAGGCTGAGACTGAATCACAATTGCAAGAGGCAATTGCACAGGCAGCCAGCTTAATCAGTCTTGCTGGTCACAATGTTCGCATAACACTGGAAAACAAACAAGAGACTGCTTTGGACTTGGCACACTGGTATGTCCTCCAGCGGACCCGTGCACCTTTTGAAAG GTTCAGAGATGGTTTAACATCTCTAGGTGTCCTAGATGCTCTCCAGAGATACCCTCTACAAACAAAATGCCTTTTTGTGAAGGCTGAAAAGGGTTTAACAGCGACTGATGTGGAGAATCTCTTCGAGATCATTTACTCCGAAAGAGGGAGTAATGCATTTCGAGAAGAGTGCCGAATCCTGGCTTTCTGGCAAGACTATCTTCAGGATGCTGAAA TTGAAAACGATGTCTCTCTAGAAGATATTCTCGTTTTCTTCACTGGATGTGACAGCATTCCAGCACTGGGTTTCTCTCCAAAGCCCAGCCTTGAATTCATCACCCACTCTCGATTTCCAGTGGCTAATACTTGCGAAAATATTCTTCGCATACCAGTTCATGCAGAATACACAGATTTCAGATCTGACATGAATTTTGCCATACGCAATTCACCCGGATTTGGAAGAGCATGA